The stretch of DNA GAGGGCGGAGCGGGGGGACCGAACCAGGAGCTCGTGCTCTCGGCGGCGCTCGAGGGACTGGGGCGGACCACCGTCGCGGCCGTCGACACGGACGGCGAGGACGGCAGCTCTCCCGTCGCGGGTGCCATCGCCGACGCCGAAACGATCGCGGACCGCGAGCGGGCGAGCGAGCGCCTCGCCGCGAACGACGCGGGCACCTGTCTCGCGGAAGCGGGTGCGACCATCGAAACCGGCCCGACCGGAACGAACGTCAACGACGTTGCCGTCTTCGTCGTTCCCGACGCGAGTACCTGAGTCAGCAGAGCAGATGACGCTGCGCGAGGTGCATCATGAGCAGGACGTGAGACCGTTCGCCGAGCATCGAACCGTCCGGATCATCGAGCACGCACACAACGCGCGGACCGAGGGTTCGCTGTACCACAACGCTCCGGTATCACGGGCAAGACGTCGACGACACCCCGCTCACTGGAATACGGCGGCGTCACTCGTAGTTGTGATAGACGGTCTTCAACCGGGTGTACTTGAGGAGGCCGTACTTGCCGTCCTCACCGCCGAGGCCGGACTCGTCCCAGCCGATGTGGTGAGCCTGCCAGGATTCACCGATGCTGCGGTTGACGTACGTCACGCCGAACTCGAGTTCCTCGCTGAACCGCATCGCGAGCTGGTAGTCGTCGGTGTAGACGTACGAGGAGAGCCCGTAGTCCGAGTCGTTGGCCAGTTCGAGAGCTTCGTCCGCCGAATCGACGCTGATGACCGGGATGACGGGGCCGAAAACCTCGTCGTGGACGATGGCTGCGTCGTGATCGAGACCCTCGATGATCGTCGGTTGGTAGTAGTACCCCTCCCGGTCGGGGCGCTCGCCGCCGGTGACCACGCGGGCCCCCTCTTCGCGAGCGCGCTCCACGGCGCTTTCGGTCTTCGCAACCTGATCGGCACTGACGAGAGGACCGATGTCGGGACTGTCCATCGGATCGCCCAGTTCGAGACCCTCGACCGCGTCGGTGTACGCTTCGACGAACTCATCGACGACGTCGCTGTGAACGTACAGCCGCTCGGCACAGGTACACACCTGGCCGGCGTTCGTCATCCGTGCCGCCACGACGTGATCGACGGCTTCGGCGATGTCGGCGTCCTTCCAGACGATGGCCGGCGCTTTGCCGCCGAGTTCGAGCGCCACCTCTTTCAGATCGTCGGCAGCATCCCGCATGATCGCCTTGCCCGTGTCGACGTGCCCGGTCATCGTCACCATGTCCACCTCGTCGGCAGTAACCAGCTGCTGCCCGACACTGCCCGCACCGGTGACGAGGTTCACCACACCATCCGGAACGTCGAGTTGCTCGTCGATCAACTCGAACAACCGGATCGTCGACAACGGCGTGTACTCGCTCGGCTTGACGACGACGGTGTTACCGGTGACGAGTGCTGGCGCTACCTTTCGGACGAGCACCGCGATGGGGTAGTTCCACGGAATGACACCGGCGACGACTCCGTACGGTTTGCGAAGGAGGTGGACGGACTCGTGGCGCGTATCCCCTGGAAGGGTATCTCCCTCGATGCGCCGATCCCATTCCGCCATGTACTCGACGAGGTCGGCGGCGTGTGGTATCGACTCCCGTGCGTGGTCGAGCGGTTTCCCCTGCTCCTGAACGATTATCTCGGCCAGTTCGTCGACGTTGTCGAGCAGCAAGTC from Halococcus agarilyticus encodes:
- the aldA gene encoding aldehyde dehydrogenase; this translates as MDVTNSLYYDGDWHDTAGSESIPVTDPATESTIADVPTASEDEVDAALESVERASGEWAATPARDRGELVRELADLLLDNVDELAEIIVQEQGKPLDHARESIPHAADLVEYMAEWDRRIEGDTLPGDTRHESVHLLRKPYGVVAGVIPWNYPIAVLVRKVAPALVTGNTVVVKPSEYTPLSTIRLFELIDEQLDVPDGVVNLVTGAGSVGQQLVTADEVDMVTMTGHVDTGKAIMRDAADDLKEVALELGGKAPAIVWKDADIAEAVDHVVAARMTNAGQVCTCAERLYVHSDVVDEFVEAYTDAVEGLELGDPMDSPDIGPLVSADQVAKTESAVERAREEGARVVTGGERPDREGYYYQPTIIEGLDHDAAIVHDEVFGPVIPVISVDSADEALELANDSDYGLSSYVYTDDYQLAMRFSEELEFGVTYVNRSIGESWQAHHIGWDESGLGGEDGKYGLLKYTRLKTVYHNYE